A genomic region of Pseudomonas sp. KU43P contains the following coding sequences:
- a CDS encoding NRDE family protein: protein MCLIVFAWRPGHALPLIVAANRDEFYARPTQALAAWEDAPGVHAGRDLEAGGTWLGVGPQGRFAALTNIREPGQPLGPRSRGELVAGYLQGEMGLEAYLDQVASRSGHYSGFNLLVGDRKQLGYLHAREAAPRLLKAGVYGLSNAGLDTPWPKLIKARNGLAGLLDAADPQRLLALLADPEPAADSELPETGVGVATEKLLSSVFIASQNYGTRASTVLIVDDQGRRRLIERSFGPFGGHLGEVELMV, encoded by the coding sequence ATGTGCCTGATCGTATTCGCCTGGCGGCCGGGGCATGCCCTGCCGCTGATCGTCGCGGCCAACCGTGACGAGTTCTATGCCCGGCCTACGCAGGCCCTGGCTGCGTGGGAAGATGCACCTGGCGTGCATGCCGGGCGTGACCTTGAAGCAGGGGGAACCTGGCTTGGCGTGGGGCCACAGGGGCGCTTTGCGGCGTTGACCAATATCCGCGAACCCGGCCAACCGCTCGGGCCGCGCAGCCGCGGCGAGCTGGTGGCGGGGTATCTGCAGGGTGAAATGGGGCTGGAGGCTTATCTGGACCAGGTCGCGAGCCGCAGCGGTCACTACTCCGGTTTCAACTTGCTGGTGGGTGACAGAAAGCAGCTGGGCTACCTGCATGCACGCGAGGCAGCACCGCGGCTGCTCAAGGCCGGGGTCTACGGGCTTTCAAACGCTGGGCTTGATACGCCGTGGCCGAAGCTGATCAAGGCCCGCAATGGGCTCGCGGGGTTGCTGGATGCGGCTGATCCACAGCGGTTGCTGGCGTTGCTTGCCGACCCCGAACCGGCAGCGGACAGCGAATTGCCGGAGACGGGGGTGGGGGTGGCGACCGAGAAGCTGCTGTCGAGCGTGTTCATTGCCAGCCAGAACTACGGGACGCGGGCGAGTACGGTGCTGATCGTGGATGATCAGGGCAGAAGACGGCTCATTGAGCGCAGCTTCGGGCCGTTTGGGGGGCATTTGGGGGAAGTCGAGTTGATGGTCTGA
- a CDS encoding sulfite exporter TauE/SafE family protein, giving the protein MEFVLYLLLGACAGVLAGLFGVGGGIIIVPVLVFSFTLQGFDASILTHLAVGTSLATIVFTSINAVLEHHRKGAVQWPIFAWMTLGILLGAGIGAKTASLIQGPQLQKIIGVFALIIAVQMALDLKPKASLGVPGKPVLVGAGGVIGWASAIFGIGGGSLTVPFLTWRSLPMQQAVATSSACGLPIAVASALSFMWLGWGETHLPAHSVGYVYLPALVGIAVTSMFFARFGARLAHRLSPRLLKRLFAALLFCVGLSFLI; this is encoded by the coding sequence ATGGAGTTCGTACTCTATCTACTGTTGGGCGCCTGCGCGGGTGTATTGGCCGGGCTGTTCGGCGTGGGCGGTGGCATCATCATCGTGCCGGTCCTGGTGTTCAGCTTCACCTTGCAGGGCTTCGATGCGTCGATTCTGACCCACCTTGCAGTCGGTACTTCGCTGGCTACCATCGTCTTCACCTCCATCAACGCCGTGCTCGAGCACCACCGCAAGGGTGCGGTGCAGTGGCCGATCTTCGCCTGGATGACCCTCGGCATCCTGCTCGGTGCCGGTATCGGTGCCAAGACCGCCTCGCTGATCCAGGGCCCGCAATTGCAGAAGATCATCGGTGTGTTCGCCCTGATCATCGCCGTGCAGATGGCCCTGGACCTCAAGCCCAAGGCCAGCTTGGGCGTTCCCGGTAAGCCCGTGCTGGTGGGGGCGGGCGGCGTGATCGGCTGGGCCTCGGCGATCTTCGGTATCGGCGGCGGCTCGCTGACCGTGCCCTTCCTGACTTGGCGCAGCCTGCCCATGCAGCAGGCGGTGGCGACGTCGTCGGCCTGCGGGCTGCCGATTGCCGTGGCCAGCGCCCTGAGCTTCATGTGGCTGGGCTGGGGTGAAACCCACCTGCCCGCCCACAGTGTGGGGTATGTCTACCTTCCAGCGTTGGTCGGCATTGCCGTGACCAGCATGTTTTTCGCCCGCTTCGGCGCGCGCCTGGCGCACAGGTTGTCGCCGCGTCTGCTCAAGCGTCTGTTCGCCGCGCTGCTGTTCTGCGTCGGGCTGAGCTTCCTGATTTGA
- the lgt gene encoding prolipoprotein diacylglyceryl transferase: protein MLPYPQIDPVAVAIGPLKIHWYGLMYLIGIGGAWLLASRRLNRFDPTWSREKLSDLVFWLSMGVIVGGRLGYVLFYDLHAYLANPTLIFEVWKGGMSFHGGFIGVMLAALWFGKRNNKSFFELMDFVAPLVPIGLGAGRIGNFINAELWGKPTDVPWAMIFPPFSDPAQLPRHPSQLYQFALEGVALFAILWLFSRKPRPTMAVSGMFALFYGIFRFIVEFVRVPDAQLGYIAFGWLTMGQLLCVPMILGGLGLIWWAYNRKPTAKPAI from the coding sequence ATGCTGCCTTACCCGCAGATAGACCCCGTGGCCGTCGCCATCGGGCCGCTGAAAATCCACTGGTACGGCCTGATGTACCTGATCGGTATTGGCGGTGCCTGGCTGCTTGCCTCGCGCCGGCTCAACCGCTTCGACCCGACCTGGTCGCGCGAGAAACTCTCCGACCTGGTGTTCTGGTTGTCGATGGGGGTGATCGTCGGTGGGCGCCTGGGCTACGTGCTGTTCTACGACCTGCATGCCTACCTGGCCAACCCGACGCTGATCTTCGAAGTGTGGAAAGGCGGCATGTCGTTCCACGGAGGCTTCATCGGCGTGATGCTGGCGGCCTTGTGGTTCGGCAAGCGCAACAACAAGTCGTTCTTCGAGCTGATGGACTTCGTCGCGCCGCTGGTGCCGATCGGCCTGGGGGCCGGGCGTATCGGCAACTTCATCAATGCCGAGCTGTGGGGCAAGCCGACCGATGTGCCGTGGGCAATGATCTTCCCGCCGTTCAGCGACCCAGCCCAGCTGCCGCGTCATCCGTCGCAGCTTTACCAGTTCGCCCTGGAAGGCGTGGCGCTGTTCGCGATCCTCTGGCTGTTCTCGCGCAAGCCGCGGCCGACCATGGCTGTTTCCGGCATGTTCGCGCTGTTCTACGGTATCTTCCGGTTCATCGTCGAGTTCGTTCGGGTGCCGGATGCCCAGCTTGGGTACATCGCCTTCGGCTGGCTGACCATGGGTCAGTTGCTGTGCGTACCGATGATACTCGGTGGCCTCGGATTGATCTGGTGGGCTTATAATCGCAAGCCTACGGCGAAACCCGCCATCTGA
- a CDS encoding thymidylate synthase, which translates to MKQYLDLVRDVIENGTLQGNRTGIRTISLPGAMLRFDLQKGFPAITTRKLAFKSAIGEMVGFLRGVKNAGEFRELGCKVWDQNANENAQWLANPFRQGHDDLGEIYGVQWRQWPGYKRIPLSNPAAIEMAEKAGFRQIAKDEEDGQAFVILYKAIDQVRQCLDTIANDPGSRRILFHGWNCAQLDEMALPPCHLLYQFHPNVETREISLTLYIRSNDLGLGTPFNLTEGAALLSLFGRLTGYTPRWFTYFIGDAHVYENHLDMLNEQLKREPLAAPKLVISDRVPEFAKTGKYEPEWLEKIEPSDFSLEGYEHHAPMTAPMAV; encoded by the coding sequence ATGAAACAGTATCTGGACCTGGTCCGCGACGTCATCGAAAACGGCACGCTGCAAGGCAACCGCACCGGCATTCGCACCATCAGCCTGCCGGGCGCCATGCTGCGTTTCGACCTGCAGAAAGGCTTCCCAGCCATCACCACGCGCAAGCTGGCGTTCAAGTCGGCGATCGGCGAGATGGTCGGCTTTCTGCGTGGCGTGAAGAACGCCGGTGAATTCCGCGAGCTGGGCTGCAAGGTCTGGGACCAGAACGCCAACGAAAACGCACAGTGGCTGGCCAACCCGTTCCGCCAGGGGCATGACGACCTGGGCGAGATCTACGGCGTGCAGTGGCGCCAGTGGCCGGGCTACAAGCGCATCCCGCTGAGCAACCCGGCGGCCATCGAGATGGCTGAAAAGGCAGGCTTCCGCCAGATTGCCAAGGACGAGGAGGACGGCCAGGCGTTCGTCATCCTGTACAAGGCCATCGACCAGGTGCGTCAGTGCCTGGACACCATCGCCAACGACCCGGGCAGCCGGCGCATCCTGTTCCATGGCTGGAACTGCGCACAATTGGACGAAATGGCCTTGCCGCCATGCCACCTGCTGTACCAGTTCCACCCGAATGTCGAGACCAGGGAAATTTCCCTGACCCTCTACATCCGCTCGAACGACCTGGGCCTGGGCACGCCGTTCAACCTCACCGAAGGCGCGGCGTTGCTGTCGCTGTTCGGCCGCCTCACCGGCTACACCCCCCGCTGGTTCACTTACTTCATCGGCGATGCCCATGTGTACGAGAACCATCTGGACATGCTCAATGAGCAGCTCAAGCGCGAGCCGTTGGCAGCGCCGAAGCTGGTGATCAGCGATCGCGTGCCAGAGTTCGCCAAGACCGGCAAGTACGAGCCGGAGTGGCTGGAGAAGATCGAACCGAGCGACTTCAGCCTGGAAGGATACGAGCACCATGCGCCGATGACGGCGCCAATGGCTGTTTGA
- the cadR gene encoding cadmium resistance transcriptional regulator CadR, whose translation MRIGELAKATDCAVETIRYYEREQLLPEPARTDGNYRLYTQAHVERLTFIRNCRTLDMTLDEIRSLLNLRDSPEGSCGSVNALIDEHIEHVQARIDGLVALQSQLVELRQRCNAQGDECAILQQLEVNGAVSVPDTEHSHVGRSHGH comes from the coding sequence ATGAGGATCGGAGAACTGGCCAAGGCCACCGACTGCGCCGTGGAAACCATTCGCTACTACGAGCGTGAGCAACTGCTGCCGGAACCGGCGCGTACCGATGGCAACTATCGGCTCTACACCCAGGCCCACGTCGAGCGGCTGACCTTCATCCGCAACTGCCGCACGCTGGACATGACCCTGGATGAAATCCGCAGCCTGTTAAACCTGCGCGACAGCCCGGAAGGCTCGTGCGGAAGCGTGAATGCATTGATCGACGAGCATATCGAGCATGTGCAGGCGCGAATCGATGGCTTGGTGGCGCTGCAATCGCAGCTGGTGGAGTTGCGCCAGCGCTGCAACGCGCAAGGAGATGAGTGCGCGATCTTGCAGCAACTGGAGGTGAATGGGGCGGTATCGGTGCCGGACACCGAACATTCACATGTGGGGCGTAGTCACGGGCACTGA